One Candidatus Hinthialibacter antarcticus genomic window carries:
- a CDS encoding PQQ-binding-like beta-propeller repeat protein, translated as MRQFALYFLLGILCTNATADDWPTYRRDFNRSGVTAESLPFPLQAAWIYQARQSPERAWDGPNPRDYWQRIEDVPPRMTFDRAYHASIVDGRLYYASSADDSVVCLDAKTGEEEWIYIAGGPVRLSPTVNNGRVYFGCDDGAVYCLDAASGKLMWRYFAEQKARTLPGNQRLISPWAIRTGVVIEENTLYFAAGLFPEDGAFLCALDAVSGEERWKQPLSISPQGFMLASATRLYVPTGRSTPAVFDRANGEYLYSLGGSGGAYALLTDDRLYYGPGRAGSIDEASSESRDWITSFAGRRILVTATHSFMQTDDRLSALDRVRYRDLNAQKDSLNQEQRKLAEAVKALNAETEKENLDALQTQIRKLKETLSNIERGLTQCVLWDVPCEQTEDLILAGDALIAGGDGVVVAYRISDGKHIWKANIQGRAYGLSVADGQLFVSTDKGAIYTFGAQSGNKQIVASPEFTIHQQKTSPVFNDTKTIMQSLNRDQGYALILADDFPAWADAMRDGSNFHLAGIDRDEVRVQDIRKSFFQRGDYGRRISVHLVNSGPLPFTDYVFNLIVCDDPLVLKQDEGLQDVMRMLRPHGGVLAVKSDFVDDAFVQRIKALSRDFVVDDAHTSGGWLFIKRGGLPGEGQWTHPFSTPGNSANSGDQRIRGQMQVQWFGRPGPQQLIDRHHRGTPPLSLNGTSLLYGNEVLTAFDAYNGAMIWERRVPNTRRVGIPYDAGNLAMSDEAVFLLSKDECLRFDTQSGDEQSALSMPRIGDRPLHWGYLALTDGAVLGSAQEAEAARTELSRAEVVEQYNQFRPLPLAQYLFALDANTGETKWTYQNGLIPNISIAADGGFLYFVESRNPEALLSDRSRLPLKTLLKRDAYLVALDIKTGKPVWEQPVDLTDCEHVFYLSASNGVVTIVGSGNRKEKNSVWYYVYAFDAANGELLWRRDHANSRPGIGGDHAEQVHHPVLMDDVIVAEPLAYKLKTGEPYSPPGDEKRWSMPNSRGGCGTISGSAYCVYYRNSNPMIQDLADNDGQQRISSANRTGCWINVIAAGGVLLMPEASSGCTCNYSIQTSIAFIPVGDSFK; from the coding sequence ATGAGACAATTCGCTCTGTATTTTCTTCTAGGTATTTTATGTACGAACGCTACTGCGGACGATTGGCCGACCTATCGGCGTGATTTTAACCGCAGCGGCGTAACGGCAGAATCGCTTCCGTTTCCCTTGCAGGCGGCATGGATATATCAGGCGCGTCAGTCACCGGAACGCGCTTGGGACGGTCCAAACCCGCGCGACTATTGGCAACGAATTGAAGACGTTCCGCCGCGCATGACCTTCGACCGCGCCTATCATGCTTCCATTGTTGACGGGCGCCTTTATTACGCTTCGTCTGCGGATGACAGCGTGGTGTGCCTCGACGCCAAAACAGGCGAAGAAGAGTGGATATACATTGCGGGCGGCCCTGTTCGCCTTTCGCCGACAGTGAACAACGGGCGCGTGTATTTTGGCTGCGACGATGGCGCCGTCTATTGTTTGGACGCAGCCTCCGGCAAATTGATGTGGCGTTATTTCGCGGAACAAAAAGCGCGGACCTTGCCCGGCAATCAACGTTTGATTTCTCCGTGGGCGATTCGGACAGGCGTTGTGATCGAAGAGAATACGCTTTATTTCGCAGCGGGATTGTTCCCAGAAGACGGCGCCTTTCTTTGCGCTCTCGACGCTGTGAGCGGTGAAGAACGCTGGAAACAACCGCTGTCGATATCACCGCAAGGTTTCATGTTGGCGTCGGCGACTCGCCTTTATGTTCCAACCGGACGCTCTACGCCTGCGGTGTTTGATCGCGCCAATGGTGAGTATTTATATTCGCTGGGCGGCAGCGGCGGCGCCTATGCGTTGTTGACCGATGACCGCTTGTATTACGGGCCGGGACGCGCTGGCAGCATCGACGAAGCCTCATCCGAAAGTCGCGACTGGATCACGTCATTTGCGGGCCGCCGTATTTTGGTTACCGCAACCCATTCATTTATGCAAACCGATGATCGCCTCAGCGCGTTAGACCGCGTCCGGTATCGCGACTTGAACGCACAAAAGGATTCGCTCAATCAAGAACAACGAAAACTGGCGGAGGCGGTTAAAGCACTCAATGCAGAGACGGAAAAAGAAAATCTCGACGCATTGCAAACGCAAATCCGCAAATTAAAAGAGACGCTCTCCAATATAGAGCGTGGACTTACACAATGCGTGTTATGGGACGTTCCCTGCGAGCAGACTGAGGATTTGATTTTAGCGGGGGATGCGCTGATTGCGGGCGGCGACGGCGTCGTCGTTGCCTACCGAATTTCTGACGGCAAACACATTTGGAAAGCGAACATTCAAGGCCGCGCTTATGGACTGTCCGTTGCCGATGGACAGTTGTTTGTGAGTACAGACAAGGGCGCCATCTATACGTTTGGCGCTCAGAGCGGCAACAAACAAATAGTTGCTTCGCCAGAATTCACGATTCATCAACAAAAAACTTCGCCGGTTTTTAACGATACGAAAACCATCATGCAATCGCTCAATCGCGATCAAGGCTATGCGCTAATCTTAGCTGATGACTTTCCCGCTTGGGCTGACGCCATGCGGGATGGGTCTAATTTTCATCTTGCTGGAATCGACCGAGATGAAGTAAGAGTACAAGACATTCGAAAATCATTTTTCCAACGCGGTGATTATGGACGACGTATTTCAGTCCATCTTGTGAATTCCGGGCCGCTGCCTTTTACGGATTATGTCTTTAACCTGATCGTTTGTGACGACCCTTTAGTCTTGAAACAGGATGAAGGCTTGCAGGATGTCATGCGAATGCTGCGCCCTCATGGCGGCGTACTTGCGGTGAAGAGTGACTTTGTAGACGATGCGTTTGTTCAGCGCATCAAAGCGCTTTCCCGTGATTTTGTTGTGGATGACGCTCATACATCCGGCGGCTGGTTGTTCATCAAACGCGGCGGGCTTCCCGGCGAAGGCCAGTGGACTCACCCGTTTTCCACGCCTGGCAATAGCGCCAACAGCGGCGACCAACGCATTCGCGGTCAAATGCAAGTGCAGTGGTTCGGGCGTCCCGGCCCCCAGCAACTTATCGACCGCCATCACCGTGGAACCCCGCCGTTATCACTGAATGGAACCAGTCTGCTTTACGGCAACGAGGTTTTAACGGCGTTTGACGCTTACAACGGCGCCATGATTTGGGAGCGCCGCGTCCCCAATACGCGGCGGGTCGGCATCCCCTATGACGCAGGCAATCTGGCCATGTCGGATGAAGCGGTGTTTCTGTTATCGAAAGACGAGTGTTTGCGTTTTGATACGCAATCCGGCGATGAACAATCGGCGTTGTCCATGCCTCGAATCGGCGATAGGCCGCTTCATTGGGGGTATTTGGCGCTGACGGACGGCGCCGTGTTGGGCAGCGCGCAGGAAGCCGAAGCGGCGCGCACCGAACTGAGCCGCGCGGAGGTTGTCGAGCAATACAATCAGTTTCGCCCATTGCCCTTGGCGCAGTATTTGTTCGCGCTGGATGCGAATACCGGCGAGACAAAATGGACGTATCAAAATGGGCTAATCCCCAATATCTCAATTGCGGCGGACGGCGGTTTTCTCTATTTCGTCGAAAGCCGAAATCCCGAAGCGCTGCTGTCGGACCGCTCCCGGTTGCCGCTTAAAACATTACTGAAGCGCGACGCCTATCTGGTCGCGCTTGACATCAAGACAGGCAAGCCGGTTTGGGAACAGCCCGTTGATTTGACCGATTGCGAGCATGTGTTTTATTTAAGCGCATCAAATGGCGTCGTGACGATTGTTGGTTCCGGCAATCGAAAAGAAAAAAATTCTGTTTGGTATTATGTCTATGCGTTTGACGCGGCGAACGGCGAATTATTGTGGCGACGCGATCATGCGAACTCGCGGCCTGGAATCGGCGGCGATCATGCCGAACAGGTGCATCACCCGGTGTTGATGGATGACGTAATCGTTGCGGAGCCGCTTGCGTATAAACTAAAAACGGGCGAACCCTATTCGCCGCCGGGCGACGAGAAGCGGTGGAGTATGCCGAACAGTCGCGGCGGTTGCGGGACGATATCCGGTTCGGCGTACTGTGTTTATTACCGCAACAGCAACCCGATGATTCAAGACCTGGCGGACAATGACGGTCAGCAACGCATCAGCTCCGCCAACCGTACCGGGTGTTGGATTAATGTCATCGCAGCAGGCGGCGTGTTATTGATGCCTGAAGCGAGTTCTGGCTGTACATGCAACTATTCGATCCAGACATCCATCGCTTTTATTCCTGTGGGAGATTCATTTAAATAA
- a CDS encoding VOC family protein yields the protein MNCFSGFDHPAIAAKNSAALSKWYCEMLGYTVAAQNADPAFLLKAPDGTFLEIMSANDDPRAERQNHTPGLSHLAFRVSSFDEALKWLDERGVEWFGEEGDALGGGRVRSFFDPENNLVQIVQR from the coding sequence ATGAATTGCTTCTCAGGATTTGACCACCCAGCCATCGCCGCCAAAAATAGCGCGGCATTATCGAAATGGTATTGTGAGATGCTGGGGTATACGGTTGCGGCCCAAAACGCCGACCCGGCGTTTTTATTGAAGGCGCCCGACGGTACATTTTTAGAAATCATGTCAGCAAACGACGATCCACGCGCGGAGCGTCAAAACCACACGCCCGGGCTTTCTCATTTGGCCTTTCGAGTTTCCAGTTTTGATGAAGCGCTCAAATGGTTAGACGAACGGGGAGTCGAGTGGTTTGGTGAAGAAGGCGACGCGCTTGGCGGTGGGCGGGTGCGTTCGTTTTTCGATCCAGAAAATAACTTGGTCCAAATTGTTCAGCGCTAA
- a CDS encoding PQQ-binding-like beta-propeller repeat protein yields MLRNLLIISLCVLTTTAWADWPQFRGPNQDGIVPTPEGKDKIGLPTTWSETENVVWKTPIHDHGWSSPVILGNQIWLTSATEDGKNMYVFCIDKESGKVLFDKLLFTVDSPRPLGNDVNTYASCTAAIEGGRVYVHFGSYGTAAIDTKSFETLWEQRDLPCNHYRGPASSVVIYNDLIILTFDGADLQYQAALNKNTGKIVWKTDRTTKFLDIDIDGNPKREGDFRKAFSTPLVREINGSPQMWISASYGSFSYDPRNGKELWKIDHGSYSNASMAMFGHGLVYLITGRGNADLMGVKPDGEVVWRYDKAIPSMVSPLLIGEQIYMINNGGVATCVNALNGEEVWRERLGGEFYASPIYGDGVIYSFATDGTAKLYKPGEALSVFAENKLDNGFMATPAVDGKALYLRTTKDLYRIEKQ; encoded by the coding sequence ATGTTGAGAAATCTATTGATTATCAGTTTGTGCGTTTTGACAACGACTGCGTGGGCGGACTGGCCGCAGTTTCGCGGCCCCAATCAAGACGGCATCGTTCCGACGCCTGAAGGCAAAGACAAAATCGGCCTGCCTACAACATGGAGCGAGACAGAAAACGTCGTATGGAAAACGCCGATCCACGATCATGGTTGGTCTTCGCCCGTGATTTTGGGGAACCAGATTTGGCTAACCTCCGCGACGGAAGACGGCAAAAACATGTATGTCTTCTGCATCGACAAAGAGAGCGGCAAGGTGCTGTTCGATAAGTTGCTGTTTACCGTCGACTCGCCCCGCCCGCTGGGCAACGACGTCAATACATACGCCTCTTGCACCGCCGCCATTGAAGGGGGACGGGTGTATGTTCACTTCGGCAGTTACGGCACGGCGGCCATTGATACAAAATCATTTGAGACCTTATGGGAACAACGCGACCTGCCTTGCAATCACTACCGCGGCCCGGCGTCTTCCGTCGTCATCTATAATGATCTTATCATCCTCACCTTTGACGGCGCCGACCTGCAATATCAAGCGGCGTTGAACAAAAATACCGGCAAGATCGTATGGAAAACCGACCGCACGACCAAATTTCTCGACATTGATATTGACGGAAATCCCAAGCGCGAAGGCGATTTCCGCAAGGCGTTCAGTACGCCGCTGGTTCGCGAAATCAATGGCTCGCCGCAGATGTGGATATCCGCATCATACGGCTCGTTTTCTTATGACCCCCGCAACGGCAAAGAGTTGTGGAAGATCGACCACGGCTCGTACTCAAACGCCTCGATGGCGATGTTTGGGCACGGCTTGGTCTATCTCATCACCGGGCGCGGCAACGCCGACCTGATGGGCGTCAAACCCGACGGCGAAGTGGTTTGGCGATATGACAAAGCCATCCCCAGCATGGTGTCGCCGCTGTTGATTGGCGAACAGATTTATATGATAAACAATGGCGGCGTGGCGACTTGCGTCAACGCCTTGAACGGCGAAGAAGTGTGGCGCGAGCGCCTGGGCGGCGAGTTTTACGCGTCGCCAATCTATGGCGACGGCGTGATTTATAGCTTCGCGACCGACGGGACAGCGAAGTTGTACAAGCCCGGCGAAGCGCTTTCCGTATTCGCAGAAAATAAACTCGACAATGGTTTTATGGCGACGCCCGCCGTGGACGGCAAAGCGCTTTATCTTCGCACCACCAAAGACCTCTATCGCATTGAGAAGCAATAG